Proteins from one Gimesia maris genomic window:
- a CDS encoding response regulator transcription factor has product MLTSTDLIRVVFVDDHMVLVDSIVSRFQRDPDIEVVGTATNADEGLALILETEPDVVILDVELPGRGSFDIAEEISSRLKNTKMIFLTGYLSDIFIELALRVNAKGYLLKGEPIESLIHAIKKASRGEYCFSQSVQERLVFDHKKERYSIQSKSMLTSLTSRQIEVLRHLARGKSVKEVARSMHLSEKSIDSHKYRIMHKLGIHDRVELARYSIREGLTLP; this is encoded by the coding sequence ATGCTAACTTCAACAGATCTGATTCGAGTTGTTTTTGTCGATGATCACATGGTTCTGGTTGACTCAATCGTCTCCAGATTTCAGCGAGATCCTGATATCGAAGTTGTAGGGACAGCTACAAATGCTGATGAGGGGCTGGCTTTGATTTTGGAAACGGAGCCCGATGTTGTTATATTGGATGTAGAACTACCTGGACGTGGGTCATTTGATATCGCCGAAGAGATTTCTTCGCGACTGAAAAATACAAAAATGATTTTTCTGACAGGTTATCTTTCGGACATCTTCATCGAGCTGGCATTGAGAGTGAATGCAAAAGGTTACTTACTCAAAGGGGAACCGATTGAATCATTGATCCATGCCATCAAAAAGGCCTCTCGCGGAGAATACTGTTTTTCACAATCGGTCCAGGAACGACTGGTCTTTGATCACAAGAAAGAACGGTATTCAATTCAGTCAAAAAGCATGTTGACTTCCCTGACTTCCCGTCAAATCGAAGTCCTCAGACATCTGGCCAGAGGGAAAAGCGTGAAAGAAGTCGCCCGCTCCATGCATCTCTCGGAAAAATCGATAGACAGTCACAAATATCGGATCATGCACAAACTGGGAATTCATGATCGTGTCGAACTGGCCCGCTATTCGATTCGTGAAGGCTTGACGTTGCCATAA
- a CDS encoding aldo/keto reductase has translation MKPLRNIGNTDIQITPIAMGCWPISGVTSVDVTEQASLATLNAAFESGINFFDTAYCYGYEGESERLIAQALGDRRDQIVIATKGGIHWQGTKQVRDASPARIRQECDESLQRLNTDRVELYYLHGPDPEIPVSESAGAFQELLASGKILSVGVSNFTLEQLQEFARVCPISAYQPRYNMLQRDIEKDRLPWCIKNNVSVMAYWPLMKGLLAGKLSRDHQFAPEDGRQKYPMFHGEEWEKNQDFLDVLRTLANEMNRTVAQIVVRWTIQQPGITCALCGAKRPEQIRENAEALEFELSDSQIEAINRAIVQRGTIIS, from the coding sequence ATGAAGCCGTTACGAAACATCGGAAACACGGATATTCAAATCACCCCTATCGCAATGGGTTGCTGGCCGATTTCGGGAGTCACCAGTGTCGATGTCACAGAACAGGCCAGCCTGGCCACGCTGAACGCTGCATTTGAATCGGGAATCAATTTTTTTGACACTGCGTATTGCTATGGTTATGAAGGAGAAAGCGAACGACTGATTGCACAGGCACTGGGAGACAGAAGAGACCAGATTGTGATTGCGACCAAAGGGGGGATACACTGGCAAGGTACAAAACAGGTGCGCGATGCATCACCAGCCCGGATCAGGCAGGAGTGTGATGAAAGCCTGCAGAGGCTGAACACCGATCGTGTTGAGCTGTACTATCTGCATGGTCCCGACCCCGAAATTCCCGTCAGCGAATCTGCGGGGGCATTCCAGGAATTGTTGGCCTCCGGAAAAATCCTGTCCGTCGGCGTGTCTAATTTCACACTGGAACAGCTTCAGGAATTTGCACGTGTCTGCCCGATTTCAGCATATCAACCTCGCTACAATATGTTGCAACGTGATATTGAGAAAGACCGTCTGCCCTGGTGCATCAAAAACAATGTCTCTGTCATGGCTTACTGGCCTTTAATGAAAGGATTGCTTGCCGGCAAGCTTTCGCGAGACCATCAGTTCGCACCAGAAGATGGTCGGCAGAAATACCCCATGTTTCATGGAGAAGAATGGGAGAAAAACCAGGACTTTCTTGATGTACTGCGAACACTGGCAAATGAAATGAATCGAACAGTAGCGCAAATTGTGGTTCGCTGGACCATTCAACAGCCAGGAATTACCTGCGCCCTTTGCGGAGCAAAACGACCGGAACAGATCAGAGAAAACGCAGAGGCACTGGAGTTTGAACTGTCAGATTCCCAGATTGAAGCGATCAATCGAGCTATCGTACAGCGAGGTACAATCATTTCTTGA